From a single Azospirillum fermentarium genomic region:
- a CDS encoding PAS domain-containing sensor histidine kinase, with product MGAQNPPVEWASVFAESPVALCIVGPGGGVVAANAAFAALTGRDEGAMAGRPLDILMPFDGAAGDAPLPDLPQAGKGAAFLLRPDGEQRDVTYTVAPLPDGNRVVTLADVTDDRCFICKVFSSRDKFRTAIDDQSELIVRFLPDLSVTLANREFAGLWGVVPRDLIGEPVTDYLPPDSVRGTQAFVRSATPADPSQSSEEAWPQPDGTTRWVTWRRLALFGRDGVLTAVQTVGRDTTARRRAEDERVRLAGMVNRSPVVGLAWRMTGDWPVDYVTENAGRCLHLNRTALREGRVGVRGLIHPESRAAFVAWAEACPPAGGLWQTAVRLLPHDGRERWVSVSAWWAGEGRMEAVMLDITEQRTASQALSERKRRFRAIFDHVASFIGLLDTDGVLLEANVTSLRHIGKNPEEVCGRPFWETPWWTHDPAAQMRLKAGIARAAAGQMVRFETTHPGPDGRRMSVDFSLRPIFDDNGAVVLIVPEGHDITDLKATEAALVAAKREAEAANRSKTHFLAVVSHELRTPLNAILGYSEVMEAEMFGPVGNDRYRGYVGAIHSSGRHLLGLIDDILEVSRIELGVLTLTDEMVDVAELLARTGHILSNRAADAGVVLGIETVPGLPRLRCDIRRVMQMLVNVGYNSIKFTPAGGTVRVHAAFDPGRGLTITVADTGAGIPAEDLDRVWEPFSQAGSPDVRAAGGVGLGLTITRALMEAHEGTIALSSAVGQGTTVTLTFPAFRCVAHGGPAPA from the coding sequence ATGGGCGCACAAAATCCGCCGGTGGAATGGGCGTCGGTCTTTGCCGAAAGCCCCGTGGCCCTGTGCATCGTCGGCCCCGGCGGCGGGGTCGTCGCGGCCAACGCCGCCTTTGCCGCCCTGACCGGGCGGGACGAGGGGGCAATGGCCGGGCGGCCTCTCGACATTCTCATGCCCTTCGACGGTGCCGCCGGGGACGCCCCGCTGCCGGATCTGCCGCAGGCGGGGAAGGGGGCGGCGTTTCTGCTGCGCCCCGACGGCGAACAGCGCGACGTGACCTATACCGTGGCGCCGCTGCCCGACGGCAACCGGGTGGTGACGCTGGCCGACGTCACCGACGACCGCTGTTTCATCTGCAAGGTGTTTTCCAGCCGCGACAAGTTCCGCACCGCCATCGACGACCAGTCGGAGCTGATCGTGCGCTTCCTGCCCGACCTGTCGGTGACGCTGGCCAACCGCGAATTCGCGGGCCTGTGGGGGGTGGTGCCCCGCGACCTGATCGGCGAGCCGGTGACCGATTACCTGCCCCCCGACAGCGTGCGGGGAACGCAGGCGTTCGTCCGCAGCGCCACCCCCGCCGACCCGTCCCAATCCAGCGAGGAGGCGTGGCCGCAACCCGACGGCACCACCCGCTGGGTGACGTGGCGGCGGCTGGCGCTGTTCGGGCGCGACGGGGTGCTGACCGCGGTGCAGACCGTCGGCCGTGACACCACCGCCCGCCGCCGGGCCGAGGACGAGCGCGTCCGGCTGGCCGGCATGGTCAACCGCAGCCCGGTGGTGGGGCTGGCGTGGCGGATGACGGGCGATTGGCCGGTGGATTACGTGACCGAGAACGCGGGCCGGTGCCTGCACCTGAACCGCACCGCCCTGCGCGAGGGACGGGTGGGGGTGCGCGGCCTGATCCATCCCGAGAGCCGCGCCGCCTTCGTGGCCTGGGCCGAGGCGTGCCCGCCCGCGGGCGGGCTGTGGCAGACGGCGGTTCGTCTCCTCCCCCATGACGGGCGGGAACGCTGGGTGTCGGTCAGCGCCTGGTGGGCCGGCGAAGGCCGCATGGAGGCGGTGATGTTGGACATCACCGAACAGCGCACCGCCAGCCAGGCGCTGTCGGAACGCAAGCGCCGGTTCCGCGCCATCTTCGACCATGTGGCGAGCTTCATCGGCCTGCTCGACACCGACGGCGTTCTGCTGGAGGCCAACGTCACCTCGTTGCGCCACATCGGCAAAAATCCCGAGGAGGTGTGCGGCCGCCCGTTCTGGGAGACTCCGTGGTGGACCCACGATCCCGCCGCCCAGATGCGGCTGAAGGCCGGAATCGCACGGGCGGCAGCGGGGCAGATGGTGCGGTTCGAAACCACCCATCCCGGCCCTGACGGGCGGCGGATGAGTGTGGATTTCTCCCTGCGCCCTATTTTCGACGACAACGGCGCCGTGGTGCTGATCGTGCCGGAGGGGCACGACATCACCGACCTGAAGGCCACCGAGGCCGCCCTGGTCGCCGCCAAGCGGGAGGCGGAGGCGGCCAACCGCTCCAAGACCCATTTCCTGGCCGTGGTCAGCCACGAACTGCGCACGCCGCTGAACGCCATCCTGGGCTATTCGGAGGTGATGGAGGCCGAAATGTTCGGCCCCGTGGGCAACGACCGCTACCGCGGCTATGTCGGCGCCATCCACTCCTCGGGCCGGCACCTGCTGGGGCTGATCGACGATATCCTGGAGGTGTCGCGCATCGAGCTGGGTGTCCTGACCCTGACCGACGAGATGGTGGACGTGGCCGAGCTGCTGGCCCGTACCGGCCACATCCTGTCCAACCGCGCCGCCGACGCCGGGGTGGTGCTGGGCATCGAAACCGTGCCCGGTCTGCCGCGGCTGCGCTGCGACATCCGGCGGGTCATGCAGATGCTGGTCAACGTCGGCTACAACAGCATCAAGTTCACCCCGGCCGGCGGGACCGTGCGTGTCCATGCCGCCTTCGATCCCGGCCGGGGGCTGACCATCACCGTGGCCGACACCGGCGCCGGCATCCCGGCGGAGGATCTGGACCGGGTGTGGGAACCCTTCAGCCAGGCGGGCTCCCCCGACGTGCGGGCCGCCGGCGGGGTCGGGCTGGGGCTGACCATCACCAGGGCGCTGATGGAAGCCCACGAAGGCACCATCGCCCTGAGCAGCGCCGTGGGGCAGGGGACCACCGTGACCCTGACCTTCCCTGCCTTTCGTTGTGTTGCGCACGGCGGCCCCGCCCCCGCATGA
- a CDS encoding enoyl-CoA hydratase, giving the protein MTATDQAAAPLLLLREDRDGIATLTMNRPQARNALSMGLMTALLDALDAIRTDASVRAVVLAGAGPAFCAGHDLKEMRASPAQEAYEAVFTTCSRLMMAITTLPQPVIARVHGIATAAGCQLVATCDLAYGAADARFATPGVNIGLFCSTPMVALSRAVGRKAAMEMLLLGEMIPADEAVRIGLLNRAVAPAELDAAVAAAAGRIAAKSPLTLAIGKEAFYRQIDMGLEDAYAYAAAVMTRNMMTEDAAEGIDAFLGKRHPVWCGR; this is encoded by the coding sequence ATGACCGCAACGGATCAGGCGGCGGCGCCGCTGCTGCTGCTGCGCGAGGACCGGGACGGCATCGCCACGCTGACCATGAACCGGCCCCAGGCCCGCAACGCCCTGTCCATGGGACTGATGACGGCGCTGCTGGACGCGCTGGACGCCATCCGCACCGACGCCTCGGTGCGCGCGGTGGTTCTGGCCGGCGCCGGCCCGGCCTTCTGCGCCGGCCACGACCTGAAGGAGATGCGCGCCAGCCCGGCCCAAGAGGCGTACGAGGCGGTGTTCACCACCTGCTCGCGTCTGATGATGGCCATCACCACCCTGCCCCAGCCGGTCATCGCGCGGGTTCATGGCATCGCCACCGCCGCCGGGTGCCAGCTGGTCGCCACCTGCGATCTGGCCTATGGCGCGGCGGACGCGCGGTTCGCCACGCCGGGGGTGAACATCGGCCTGTTCTGCTCCACCCCCATGGTGGCGCTGAGCCGGGCCGTGGGGCGCAAGGCCGCCATGGAGATGCTGCTGCTGGGCGAGATGATCCCGGCGGACGAGGCGGTGCGCATCGGCCTGCTCAACCGCGCGGTGGCCCCGGCGGAGCTTGACGCCGCGGTGGCCGCCGCCGCCGGGCGCATCGCCGCCAAATCCCCCCTGACGCTGGCCATCGGCAAGGAAGCCTTCTACCGCCAGATCGACATGGGGCTGGAGGACGCCTATGCCTACGCCGCCGCGGTGATGACCCGCAACATGATGACCGAGGACGCGGCGGAGGGCATCGACGCCTTCCTGGGAAAGCGCCATCCCGTGTGGTGCGGGCGATGA
- a CDS encoding PaaI family thioesterase — translation MSGQSAISIPDLEALIREGVPLVGGFGVTVEELVAGRVRMRMPYKDDFVRPGGTVTGPAMFGLADVALYGAVLSLIGRVELAVTTSMTINFLRRPAPAGITAEARILKCGKRLAYGEVLVFSDDSAEPVAHATGTYSIPPHDPVSLAVSGYRDSEEG, via the coding sequence ATGTCCGGCCAATCCGCCATTTCCATCCCCGACCTGGAAGCGTTGATCCGTGAGGGCGTGCCGCTGGTGGGCGGTTTCGGCGTCACGGTGGAGGAGCTGGTGGCGGGCCGCGTGCGGATGCGCATGCCGTACAAGGACGATTTCGTCCGCCCCGGCGGCACCGTCACCGGACCGGCCATGTTCGGGCTGGCCGACGTGGCGCTGTACGGCGCGGTGCTCAGCCTGATCGGGCGGGTGGAACTGGCCGTCACCACCAGCATGACCATCAACTTCCTGCGCCGCCCAGCCCCCGCCGGAATCACCGCCGAGGCGCGCATCCTGAAATGCGGCAAGCGGCTGGCCTATGGCGAGGTTCTGGTCTTTTCCGACGATTCCGCCGAACCCGTGGCGCACGCCACCGGCACCTATTCGATTCCGCCCCACGACCCGGTCTCGCTCGCGGTTTCTGGATACCGCGATTCCGAAGAAGGCTGA